A part of Pectinatus sottacetonis genomic DNA contains:
- a CDS encoding multidrug effflux MFS transporter, with the protein MSLGENKTGNTKNTGKMLIILLAAIAAIGPLATDMYLPALPEVCTQLNTSASYVQLTLTAWLIGLAFGQVVVGPLSDIIGRKKPLIMGLLVFSAAAAGCVVVTSIKIFIVIRLIGGFAGAAALVVSRAIASDLYSGSLLTKFLATIMVIQGLAPIFAPVIGGQLLLFFSWRSIFTVLTIIGIIIVILGMFFYKESLPEEKRISGRLVEVTKVFIRLCCDHFFVGICAIQFFVFSALFAYISGMPFILQNIYGFSPQKFSMVFAVVGIGMAISGQLTNFLAGKIKEEKLLFYGLLQGVIFGTIFLLGILQNWNIYILIIFLLLTETALPNIAATSFSLAMKGRADKAGSVSALLGFFSMISGGLIAPVVGVGGPNTALPTAITILVCELAALVIFLRFIKGRML; encoded by the coding sequence ATGTCATTAGGAGAAAATAAAACAGGAAATACAAAAAATACAGGCAAAATGTTAATCATATTACTTGCAGCAATAGCAGCGATCGGTCCTTTAGCTACAGATATGTATTTACCGGCATTGCCGGAAGTATGTACCCAGCTGAATACTTCAGCATCATATGTTCAGCTGACACTCACGGCATGGCTTATAGGCCTGGCATTTGGTCAAGTTGTTGTGGGACCATTAAGTGATATCATTGGCAGAAAAAAACCGTTAATTATGGGATTGCTGGTTTTTTCAGCAGCTGCGGCCGGATGCGTTGTAGTAACTTCCATAAAGATATTTATCGTGATTCGCCTTATCGGGGGATTTGCCGGCGCAGCAGCACTGGTTGTAAGCAGGGCAATAGCTAGTGACTTATATTCAGGCAGTTTACTGACAAAATTTTTAGCTACTATAATGGTGATACAGGGATTGGCGCCTATTTTTGCACCGGTAATAGGCGGTCAACTGTTACTTTTTTTTTCGTGGCGCAGCATATTCACAGTATTAACAATAATAGGAATTATTATTGTTATATTAGGAATGTTTTTTTATAAGGAAAGTCTACCGGAAGAAAAAAGGATATCAGGTCGTCTGGTTGAAGTAACAAAAGTGTTTATAAGATTATGCTGCGATCATTTTTTTGTAGGGATTTGTGCCATTCAATTTTTTGTTTTTTCTGCCTTATTTGCTTATATATCTGGTATGCCATTTATATTACAAAATATTTATGGCTTTTCACCGCAGAAATTTAGTATGGTATTTGCAGTGGTCGGCATAGGAATGGCTATATCGGGGCAGTTGACAAATTTTCTGGCAGGAAAAATAAAAGAAGAAAAACTGTTATTTTATGGATTACTCCAAGGGGTAATATTTGGTACTATTTTCTTATTGGGAATATTACAAAATTGGAATATATATATTCTTATCATATTTTTGCTTTTAACTGAAACAGCATTACCCAATATTGCTGCTACAAGTTTTTCCCTGGCAATGAAAGGAAGAGCTGATAAAGCAGGAAGTGTATCAGCTCTTTTAGGTTTTTTTTCTATGATTTCAGGAGGACTGATAGCTCCTGTAGTGGGAGTGGGAGGGCCAAATACGGCTTTGCCTACAGCAATAACGATTTTAGTTTGTGAACTAGCGGCATTAGTTATTTTTCTTAGATTTATAAAAGGACGTATGTTGTAA
- a CDS encoding SIMPL domain-containing protein, with translation MRKNFLVSAVLFLLLPFVCTMSVANAESSARTVTVEGQSSFYVTPDQASVEIGVETTGKTAKEASSQNAAIMTKIQNALYSMGFQQKNIKTSSYNFYPVYSKNDGQNIIGYKVTNNVIITTDNIDQVGNIIDAAIKNGANNINSVTFGLKDAQKYKNSAMKSAVLDAKAKAKIIAGELGKNIINVVSASESNTYIENYRASNIALKAMKTDMVNTPINSHDLQVSARINITFEIN, from the coding sequence ATGAGAAAAAATTTCCTTGTGTCTGCGGTATTATTTTTGTTGTTACCATTTGTTTGTACGATGTCTGTAGCCAATGCAGAATCTTCAGCCAGGACAGTGACGGTAGAAGGTCAATCGAGTTTTTATGTTACGCCTGATCAGGCTTCAGTGGAAATTGGTGTTGAAACAACAGGTAAAACAGCTAAAGAAGCGTCAAGCCAGAATGCTGCTATAATGACAAAAATTCAAAATGCACTTTATAGCATGGGATTCCAGCAAAAAAATATAAAAACATCATCGTATAATTTTTATCCTGTTTATAGCAAAAATGATGGTCAGAATATTATTGGCTATAAAGTAACTAATAATGTAATTATCACTACGGATAATATAGATCAAGTTGGTAACATTATTGATGCAGCAATAAAAAATGGGGCCAATAATATTAATTCTGTTACATTTGGCTTGAAAGATGCTCAGAAATATAAAAATTCAGCTATGAAATCTGCTGTTCTTGATGCAAAAGCAAAAGCAAAAATCATAGCTGGGGAATTAGGGAAAAATATTATAAATGTTGTTAGTGCAAGTGAAAGTAATACTTATATAGAAAATTATCGTGCGTCTAATATTGCTTTAAAAGCGATGAAGACTGATATGGTTAATACACCGATAAATTCCCATGATTTACAAGTTTCAGCCCGGATCAATATAACTTTTGAAATTAATTGA
- a CDS encoding response regulator transcription factor, whose translation MRVLHIQTDKIFAKEVRDIVEKNGFSYTCIWFRADMDEILDKVLEDHKYNFIIVDECISSLSVEHLINKVNAKGVIRPSIVVISSQHDFNTKKYYFQLGIMAFFNKKDFDRNRFEKYLQTVKYDIEMINFLKNFHIAVIDDSKLSLNIIKNNFSSSGIFDVDYYQDSAKFLKCTQKYDLFLIDLLMPIYDGETLTNYIREKDHEAIIILITAYNNGQIIPHCLSIGADDFMIKPFDYNLFMLRIHSCISRYKMRKELIIKNRKLFDLAIKDNLTGIYNRTYFTDIYKKK comes from the coding sequence ATGCGTGTATTGCATATTCAAACCGATAAAATTTTTGCTAAAGAAGTGCGGGATATAGTTGAAAAAAATGGGTTTTCTTATACGTGTATATGGTTTCGTGCTGATATGGATGAAATCCTTGACAAAGTCCTTGAAGATCATAAGTATAATTTTATAATTGTGGATGAGTGTATTTCATCATTGTCCGTTGAACATTTGATTAATAAAGTAAATGCCAAAGGAGTGATTCGTCCCTCCATCGTGGTCATTTCTTCACAGCATGATTTTAATACTAAAAAGTATTATTTTCAGCTTGGGATTATGGCTTTTTTTAATAAAAAAGACTTCGACAGAAATAGATTTGAAAAATATCTCCAGACGGTAAAATATGATATTGAAATGATTAATTTTTTGAAAAATTTCCATATAGCTGTTATTGATGATAGTAAATTATCGTTAAATATCATCAAAAATAACTTTTCCAGTTCGGGTATATTTGATGTTGATTATTATCAAGATTCAGCAAAATTTTTAAAATGCACCCAAAAATACGATCTTTTTTTGATTGATTTACTAATGCCGATTTATGATGGAGAAACATTGACTAATTATATCAGAGAAAAAGACCATGAAGCCATAATAATCTTGATAACGGCTTACAATAATGGACAAATAATACCTCACTGCCTGAGTATAGGTGCTGATGATTTTATGATAAAACCGTTTGATTATAATTTGTTCATGCTGAGAATACATTCGTGCATAAGTCGATATAAAATGAGAAAAGAGCTGATAATAAAAAATAGAAAACTTTTTGATTTAGCAATAAAGGATAATCTCACTGGAATATATAACAGAACATATTTTACGGATATTTATAAAAAGAAATAG
- the folK gene encoding 2-amino-4-hydroxy-6-hydroxymethyldihydropteridine diphosphokinase: MDIITIKDLTVYAFHGAIPEENKLGQNFMISAQLFTDTSRAGISDDLDQTINYASVCKFIAQYTAHHTVKLLETAAEQLARRLLINFPLIKKINLTIKKPHAPIGLPVKYTAVTISRFWHESFIAFGSNLGNSKIYITNALNALKSDQQIKLFSISDFYTTTPYGGIEQSDFINGVFKVSTLLTPHELLNKLHKLENDAGRKRNIHWGPRTLDLDILLYDDAIINDSDLIIPHTDMINRDFVMAPLAQLAPYKIHPLLKKSIQELYENIPAEQIHIINKEKISL; this comes from the coding sequence ATGGATATTATAACGATAAAAGATCTAACAGTTTATGCTTTTCATGGTGCTATCCCCGAAGAAAACAAGCTGGGACAGAATTTTATGATTTCAGCACAGCTGTTTACAGATACCAGCCGGGCGGGAATATCCGATGATCTTGACCAGACTATTAATTATGCGTCAGTTTGTAAATTCATCGCCCAATATACTGCACATCATACTGTAAAACTTTTAGAAACAGCCGCTGAACAACTTGCCCGCCGTCTTCTGATAAACTTTCCCTTAATTAAAAAAATTAATTTAACAATAAAAAAACCCCATGCCCCTATTGGCTTACCAGTAAAATATACAGCAGTAACTATTTCAAGATTTTGGCATGAATCGTTTATAGCTTTCGGTTCAAACCTGGGCAATTCTAAAATCTATATCACGAATGCTCTCAATGCTTTAAAATCTGACCAACAGATAAAGCTGTTTTCCATATCCGATTTTTATACTACTACACCTTACGGCGGAATTGAACAATCTGATTTTATCAATGGTGTTTTTAAAGTATCTACCCTGCTTACTCCACACGAATTACTGAATAAATTACATAAATTAGAAAATGACGCCGGCCGCAAACGAAATATCCACTGGGGTCCGCGTACACTTGATCTGGATATTTTATTATATGATGATGCTATAATTAATGATAGTGACCTGATAATCCCCCATACAGATATGATAAACCGTGATTTCGTGATGGCACCATTGGCACAGCTTGCCCCTTATAAAATTCATCCATTATTAAAAAAATCCATACAGGAATTGTATGAAAATATTCCTGCTGAGCAGATCCATATAATAAACAAGGAGAAAATATCTTTATGA
- a CDS encoding SEL1-like repeat protein: MNYNNKNNNEIQQQNDEKMQAAEKLFQHCNYEEAFELLKPLADADYSRAFYLLGKIYNGHLTTKYNNKVLQKKYYRRGHELGDKLCSLWYYILEKPNYGQPKLVDEIKQAAEDGDVFAQYELSFLYYSGLMVVVDPKEAVKWCKMAADNGYALAQYDMAGFYNNGWGVVKNAEESLAWYKKAAENGHAASQCRLGDIYFEGNNIVKQDYKKAVKWYNKAVDRGNALAQCNLGFMYDNGYGVEQDQNKALKYYRCSAEQGHAPAQCNMGIMYAAGCAVEEDLEEAVKWYSLAAKQDFVPAEFYLGKMYDMGTGIAQDYKKAAKWYHRAAEKNHIVAQCVLGTMYDEGVGVEKNYQEAAKWYMESARQGYAPAQFEIAAMYKSGEGVEKNFQKAYEWFNQSAKQADPYAAYNLGIMYQKGEGIEKDYQKAIEWYKKSAGKGIGQADYQIACMYLDGEGVEKNYQKAAQYFEEAAKKGDIKGQCSLGVMYENGYGVEKNYQLAESWYQKAANKGEIAAQYNLGILYASDKIDKNMKKAQQWMEKAASNGDAAAEKWLRENK; encoded by the coding sequence ATGAATTACAATAATAAAAATAATAATGAAATACAGCAGCAGAATGATGAAAAAATGCAGGCAGCAGAAAAACTATTTCAACATTGTAATTATGAAGAAGCATTTGAACTGTTAAAACCATTGGCAGATGCGGATTATTCCAGGGCTTTTTATTTGTTGGGTAAAATCTATAATGGACATCTTACTACAAAATATAATAATAAAGTATTGCAGAAAAAGTATTATAGACGTGGACATGAACTGGGTGATAAACTATGTTCCTTATGGTATTATATATTGGAAAAACCTAATTATGGACAGCCTAAATTAGTTGATGAAATAAAACAGGCAGCTGAAGACGGAGATGTTTTTGCGCAATATGAATTAAGCTTTTTATATTATTCAGGACTAATGGTAGTAGTTGATCCTAAAGAAGCAGTAAAATGGTGTAAAATGGCGGCAGATAATGGCTATGCTTTGGCCCAATATGATATGGCTGGTTTTTATAACAACGGTTGGGGTGTTGTTAAAAATGCAGAAGAATCACTTGCTTGGTATAAAAAAGCTGCTGAAAATGGACATGCTGCGTCACAATGCCGTTTAGGCGATATATATTTTGAAGGAAATAACATAGTAAAACAAGATTATAAGAAAGCTGTAAAGTGGTATAATAAAGCTGTTGATAGGGGTAATGCCCTAGCTCAATGTAATTTAGGGTTTATGTATGATAATGGCTATGGCGTGGAACAGGATCAAAATAAGGCTTTGAAATACTATCGTTGCTCAGCTGAACAGGGGCATGCCCCGGCCCAGTGTAACATGGGAATAATGTACGCTGCCGGTTGTGCAGTAGAAGAAGACCTTGAAGAGGCTGTAAAGTGGTATTCATTAGCAGCAAAACAGGACTTTGTACCGGCAGAGTTTTATTTAGGCAAGATGTATGATATGGGAACAGGAATAGCGCAGGATTATAAAAAAGCAGCTAAATGGTACCATCGTGCAGCGGAAAAAAATCATATTGTAGCTCAATGTGTATTAGGAACAATGTATGATGAAGGTGTGGGTGTAGAAAAAAACTATCAGGAAGCAGCCAAATGGTATATGGAGTCTGCGCGACAAGGGTATGCTCCGGCACAATTTGAAATTGCGGCAATGTATAAAAGTGGTGAAGGAGTAGAAAAAAATTTCCAGAAAGCTTATGAATGGTTTAACCAGTCAGCTAAACAGGCTGATCCCTATGCAGCTTATAATCTTGGTATAATGTATCAAAAGGGTGAAGGTATAGAAAAAGACTATCAAAAAGCGATAGAGTGGTATAAAAAATCTGCCGGAAAAGGAATCGGTCAGGCCGATTATCAAATTGCCTGTATGTATCTTGACGGTGAAGGTGTAGAAAAAAACTATCAAAAAGCGGCACAGTATTTTGAAGAAGCAGCTAAAAAAGGTGACATTAAAGGACAGTGTAGTCTTGGTGTCATGTATGAAAACGGATATGGCGTAGAAAAAAATTATCAGTTGGCAGAAAGCTGGTATCAAAAGGCTGCTAATAAGGGAGAAATAGCAGCACAATATAACTTAGGTATACTATATGCTTCTGATAAAATAGATAAAAATATGAAAAAAGCACAGCAATGGATGGAAAAAGCTGCATCTAACGGGGATGCTGCTGCAGAAAAATGGCTCAGAGAAAATAAATAA
- the folP gene encoding dihydropteroate synthase — protein MLIGNKNFTEKNKTYIMGILNVTPDSFSDGGKFNSYDAALIHAQSMLEDGAAIIDIGGESTRPNHIQISSQEEIERVCPIIEAVKNNLDIPISIDTYKAPVAEAAIKAGADLVNDIWGLKYDKAIAKVIADTKTACCLMHNSNNTNYNDYFNDVLNDLAETLSIAKQAGITSDKIILDPGIGFGKTYNNNLTLIKHMDILHKFNLPLLLGTSRKSVIGLTLDLPTDERLEGTLATTVMAVLKNYMFVRVHDVKENYRIIKMTEAIKYSMDS, from the coding sequence GTGCTGATAGGGAACAAAAATTTTACTGAGAAAAATAAAACTTATATAATGGGGATATTAAATGTGACTCCCGATTCATTTTCCGATGGAGGAAAATTCAATTCTTATGATGCTGCTTTAATCCATGCCCAATCAATGCTTGAAGATGGTGCTGCCATTATAGATATAGGAGGCGAATCTACTCGTCCCAATCATATTCAAATCAGCAGCCAGGAAGAAATAGAACGAGTATGTCCTATTATTGAGGCAGTAAAAAACAATCTGGATATTCCCATTTCTATTGATACTTACAAAGCCCCTGTGGCAGAAGCCGCTATAAAAGCAGGTGCAGATCTGGTAAATGATATATGGGGATTAAAATATGACAAAGCTATTGCTAAAGTTATCGCTGATACTAAAACAGCCTGTTGCCTGATGCATAATAGTAATAACACTAATTACAATGATTATTTTAACGATGTGCTAAATGATTTAGCTGAAACTTTATCTATAGCAAAACAGGCGGGGATAACTTCTGATAAAATAATCCTCGATCCAGGCATAGGTTTTGGCAAAACTTATAATAACAATTTAACTTTAATAAAACATATGGATATATTACATAAATTCAATTTGCCTTTACTATTAGGTACTTCACGTAAATCTGTAATTGGTCTTACGCTGGATCTTCCCACCGACGAGCGTTTGGAAGGTACCCTGGCAACTACGGTTATGGCTGTACTGAAGAATTATATGTTCGTTCGTGTACATGATGTAAAAGAAAATTACCGCATCATAAAAATGACAGAAGCTATAAAATACAGCATGGATTCTTGA
- a CDS encoding iron-containing alcohol dehydrogenase family protein: protein MSNTLFLPNYTAGTTAYEQVPDICCPYGTKAVVIGGKTGMQKARAILSAAVAASELEIIDFIWFGGNVTHDNINKLCSNKSVKSADMIFAVGGGKALDTAKATADKLSKPVFTFPTIASNCAPVTSLCIIYNNDGSFGEFYFGRRPARHAFINTTIIANAPLMYLRAGIGDALSKQYEADFNSRRFNLDHENELGLQISRNCSALLLKYGIQALTAAMAHTVSAPFEQTILTIIVNTGLVSLLVNNSYNSSMAHAVYIARTQLPRCERHMHGEIVAYGVLFLLTLDNAIEQRNSVYAFNKKAGLPLCLKDIDVNDNALEKFTAIIAKDKYISYAPYSVNQQNIKKAIDALEKYHQSQNNNII, encoded by the coding sequence ATGAGTAATACATTATTTTTACCAAATTATACTGCTGGCACCACTGCTTACGAACAAGTACCTGACATATGCTGCCCTTACGGTACAAAAGCTGTTGTGATCGGTGGTAAAACAGGTATGCAGAAAGCTCGGGCTATCCTGTCAGCAGCAGTTGCGGCTTCTGAGCTTGAGATAATAGATTTCATCTGGTTTGGCGGCAATGTTACCCATGATAATATCAACAAACTGTGCTCTAATAAATCCGTAAAATCGGCCGATATGATTTTTGCCGTAGGTGGCGGCAAGGCTCTTGATACAGCAAAAGCAACTGCTGATAAGCTGTCGAAACCTGTATTTACATTTCCTACTATTGCATCTAACTGTGCGCCTGTAACATCATTATGCATAATATACAATAATGATGGCAGTTTTGGTGAATTTTATTTTGGCAGACGCCCAGCACGCCATGCTTTTATAAATACAACAATTATAGCCAATGCTCCTCTTATGTATCTTCGTGCTGGAATTGGTGATGCTTTGTCTAAACAATATGAAGCCGATTTTAACTCCCGCCGTTTTAATCTTGACCATGAAAATGAACTAGGACTGCAAATAAGCCGTAATTGTTCCGCCTTGTTATTAAAATACGGCATTCAGGCTCTTACTGCTGCAATGGCCCATACAGTTTCCGCCCCATTTGAGCAAACTATATTGACTATAATTGTAAATACCGGCCTGGTATCATTACTTGTAAACAACAGCTATAACAGCAGTATGGCACATGCTGTGTATATTGCCCGCACACAGCTGCCTCGCTGTGAACGGCATATGCACGGTGAAATAGTTGCTTATGGTGTTTTATTCCTATTAACTCTTGATAATGCTATCGAACAAAGAAACAGCGTTTACGCTTTTAATAAAAAGGCCGGTTTGCCACTTTGTCTTAAGGATATAGATGTAAATGATAATGCCCTTGAAAAATTTACTGCTATTATTGCCAAGGATAAATACATTTCCTATGCCCCTTATTCTGTCAATCAGCAAAACATAAAAAAAGCGATTGATGCTCTAGAAAAATATCATCAATCGCAAAATAATAATATTATATAA
- the ychF gene encoding redox-regulated ATPase YchF: MSNLEVGIVGLPNVGKSTLFNAITKAGAEAANYPFCTIEPNVGVVEVPDQRLKVLHEMYNSKKTTPASIRFVDIAGLVKGAAQGEGLGNKFLSHIRQVDAVAHVVRCFQDKNITHVEGSIDPIRDIDIINTELCLADMETVEKRLDKVTRAAKSGAKEAKIEEEMLKKIYEILSDGKPARHAEITDDEVVMLKELNLLTMKPTLFIANVAEDEAATADQENAYVQKVKEYAAGEKAGVVVISAKVESEIAELDADEAKEFLKEMGLDESGLDKLIKAAFKLLGLLTFLTAGPDECRAWTITKGMKAPQAAGKIHTDIERGFIRAEIVTYDDLVAAGSTAAAKEKGQVRLEGKDYIMQDGDVTYFRFNV, from the coding sequence TTGAGTAATTTGGAAGTTGGTATTGTCGGACTCCCTAATGTAGGAAAAAGTACGTTGTTCAATGCGATAACGAAAGCAGGAGCAGAAGCCGCTAATTATCCTTTTTGTACAATCGAACCTAACGTAGGTGTTGTTGAGGTGCCAGATCAACGGTTAAAAGTTTTGCATGAGATGTACAATTCCAAAAAGACTACACCTGCTTCAATTCGTTTTGTTGATATAGCTGGACTGGTAAAAGGAGCGGCTCAGGGAGAAGGCTTGGGGAATAAATTTTTATCACATATCCGCCAGGTAGATGCAGTTGCACATGTAGTACGTTGTTTCCAGGATAAAAATATTACACATGTAGAAGGATCAATAGATCCGATTCGTGACATTGACATAATTAATACTGAACTGTGTTTAGCAGATATGGAAACTGTGGAAAAGCGTCTTGATAAAGTGACCCGAGCTGCCAAGAGTGGAGCCAAAGAAGCTAAAATAGAAGAAGAAATGCTTAAAAAAATTTACGAAATACTTTCCGATGGTAAACCGGCTCGCCATGCAGAAATAACTGATGATGAAGTAGTCATGCTCAAGGAACTTAATCTATTGACAATGAAACCGACTTTATTTATTGCCAATGTTGCAGAAGACGAAGCTGCAACGGCCGATCAGGAAAATGCTTATGTGCAAAAAGTCAAAGAATACGCAGCAGGTGAAAAAGCTGGTGTAGTTGTTATTTCGGCAAAGGTAGAATCGGAAATTGCTGAATTGGATGCTGATGAAGCTAAAGAATTTCTAAAAGAAATGGGACTGGATGAATCAGGGCTGGATAAACTGATAAAAGCAGCTTTTAAATTGCTAGGATTATTGACCTTTTTAACGGCAGGACCTGATGAATGCCGGGCGTGGACAATAACTAAAGGAATGAAAGCACCACAAGCTGCCGGGAAGATTCATACAGATATTGAACGTGGTTTTATCCGGGCTGAGATTGTGACCTATGATGATTTGGTAGCAGCTGGTAGTACGGCCGCTGCTAAGGAAAAAGGTCAGGTTCGTCTTGAAGGGAAAGATTATATAATGCAGGATGGCGATGTTACATACTTTAGATTTAATGTATAA
- a CDS encoding HD domain-containing protein, whose translation MEKFLMNNRNIILRHSLFCTHYQEILHDEKDRIFCRHDINHFLSVARIAMILNVTEKYNIDEEIIYATALLHDIGRHEQYKTGVDHAAASTSIAKNILNDCTFSSQEKKLILTAISCHSDKRIEHSRSLYGLIYRADKLSRNCFCCEVYQKCKWTDEKKCRNLIY comes from the coding sequence ATGGAAAAATTTTTAATGAACAATCGTAATATAATTTTAAGGCATTCTTTATTTTGCACTCACTATCAAGAGATTTTGCATGATGAAAAGGACCGTATATTTTGCCGTCACGACATAAATCATTTTCTTAGTGTAGCCCGTATTGCTATGATTTTAAATGTTACAGAAAAATACAACATTGATGAAGAAATTATTTATGCTACTGCTCTATTACACGATATTGGCCGTCATGAACAATATAAAACCGGCGTTGACCATGCTGCAGCCAGTACCAGCATAGCCAAAAATATTCTCAATGATTGTACATTTTCTTCGCAAGAGAAAAAACTTATATTGACGGCAATTTCCTGTCACAGTGACAAACGTATTGAACACAGTCGTAGTTTATACGGGCTCATTTATCGTGCTGATAAACTGAGCCGCAATTGTTTTTGCTGTGAGGTATACCAAAAATGTAAGTGGACTGATGAAAAAAAATGCCGCAATTTAATATATTAA
- a CDS encoding diguanylate cyclase domain-containing protein, with amino-acid sequence MVDIDNFKNINDEYGHLKGDHVLKEVAIILQKALTEKGILYRWGGEEFIALLDIDATDEIIHMAEKMRRTVSMHKFINVRKITASFGVARWRYTDDYEKLLKRLDNSLYLAKFTGKNKIVYEENLNIVENGKPIEIEWGPFFSTNNPEIDKDHYKLVALSNELIKNSVNGSKKEVISGLLAQMLKNIVMHFKKEEKVMYNLHYKDFTKHRQSHRDLIVRILNLYDEYLIKNKDVVKVIEYLIQEVIIEHILKRDSEFYDTYSR; translated from the coding sequence ATGGTAGATATTGATAATTTCAAAAATATAAATGATGAATATGGTCATCTTAAGGGAGATCATGTCCTAAAAGAAGTTGCTATTATTTTACAAAAAGCATTAACAGAAAAAGGCATATTATATCGCTGGGGTGGAGAAGAATTTATTGCTTTGCTTGATATTGATGCGACTGATGAAATAATCCATATGGCAGAAAAAATGCGGCGGACTGTTAGTATGCATAAATTTATTAATGTAAGAAAAATTACTGCCAGCTTTGGTGTAGCCAGATGGAGATATACAGATGATTATGAAAAACTGTTGAAACGACTTGATAATTCACTATATCTGGCTAAGTTTACTGGTAAAAACAAGATTGTTTATGAAGAAAATCTGAATATTGTTGAGAATGGAAAACCGATAGAGATAGAGTGGGGACCATTTTTTTCCACAAACAATCCTGAAATAGATAAAGATCATTATAAGCTAGTGGCGTTGTCTAATGAATTGATAAAAAACAGTGTTAACGGCAGTAAAAAAGAAGTTATAAGCGGTCTGTTGGCACAAATGCTGAAAAATATTGTAATGCATTTTAAAAAAGAAGAAAAAGTAATGTATAATCTGCATTATAAAGATTTTACAAAACATCGTCAGTCTCATCGTGATCTTATCGTTAGAATATTAAATTTATATGATGAATATCTCATCAAAAACAAAGATGTGGTAAAAGTTATAGAATATTTAATACAGGAAGTTATCATTGAGCATATTTTGAAGAGAGATTCTGAATTTTACGATACATATTCCAGATGA